One Mixta gaviniae genomic window carries:
- the flhB gene encoding flagellar biosynthesis protein FlhB translates to MSEESDVEKTEDPTPYRREKARKEGQIPRSKELTSVLMLLVGWSLMLAGGGDLVRHLTQLLHDGLSFDALLAQESALLFYRLRQLGGQAARALLLLLPGLFLTAVATPMLLGGLHLGGKSLKLDIKRLSPVSGFKRLFSAQVVSELLKGLLKVTLVGAVCALYLYVHRQEFLHLASQPLYVALRNFARLIMGCLLMVILSLIPMVGYDVFWQLFSNLKKLRMSRQEIRDEHKQHEGDPHIKARIRQLQRAAANRRMMAELPNADVIINNPTHYSVALRYREGAMSAPILLAKGAGETALRIRAAGELHNIPMLQAPPLARALYRHCELNAPIPAALYGAVAEVLAWVYSLRRWRHAGGLQPKKPVHLPVPAALDFNPESQE, encoded by the coding sequence ATGTCAGAAGAGAGCGATGTAGAAAAGACCGAAGACCCCACGCCCTACCGGCGAGAGAAGGCGCGTAAAGAGGGGCAGATCCCACGCTCGAAAGAGCTGACATCGGTGCTGATGCTGCTGGTCGGCTGGTCGCTGATGCTGGCTGGCGGGGGCGATCTGGTGCGCCATCTTACCCAGCTGTTGCATGACGGCCTGAGCTTCGACGCTCTGCTGGCGCAGGAGAGCGCGCTGCTGTTTTACCGGCTGCGCCAGCTGGGCGGCCAGGCGGCGCGCGCGCTGCTGCTGCTGCTGCCCGGGTTGTTTCTCACCGCCGTCGCCACGCCGATGCTGCTGGGCGGCCTGCATCTTGGCGGCAAGTCGCTGAAGCTGGATATCAAACGTCTGTCGCCGGTTTCCGGCTTTAAGCGGCTTTTTTCCGCGCAGGTGGTTTCTGAGCTGCTGAAGGGGCTGCTGAAAGTGACGCTGGTGGGCGCCGTTTGCGCGCTCTATCTCTATGTTCATCGGCAGGAATTCCTCCATCTGGCGAGCCAGCCGCTCTATGTCGCGCTGCGCAACTTCGCCCGTCTGATCATGGGCTGCCTGCTGATGGTGATCCTGTCGCTGATCCCGATGGTGGGGTACGACGTCTTCTGGCAGCTCTTCAGCAACCTGAAGAAGCTGCGCATGAGCCGCCAGGAGATCCGCGACGAGCATAAGCAGCATGAGGGCGATCCCCATATCAAAGCGCGCATCCGGCAGCTGCAGCGTGCGGCCGCTAACCGCCGCATGATGGCGGAGCTGCCGAACGCCGATGTGATTATCAACAACCCCACCCACTATTCGGTGGCGCTGCGCTACCGGGAGGGCGCGATGTCCGCACCGATTTTACTGGCCAAAGGTGCCGGCGAAACCGCGCTGCGCATTCGCGCGGCGGGCGAGCTGCATAACATTCCGATGCTGCAGGCGCCGCCGCTGGCGCGCGCGCTCTACCGCCACTGCGAACTGAACGCGCCGATCCCCGCCGCGCTGTACGGCGCGGTGGCGGAAGTGCTTGCCTGGGTTTACAGCCTGCGCCGCTGGCGCCACGCAGGCGGCCTGCAACCGAAAAAACCTGTCCACCTTCCGGTGCCCGCCGCGCTGGATTTCAATCCTGAGAGTCAAGAGTAA
- the cheZ gene encoding protein phosphatase CheZ, with amino-acid sequence MDAESKNTQSADNLKVIFSQIGQLARQLRVSLNNLSLDRAIMDVAEAIPDARDRLSYVVNKTSQAADRVLTCVEVARPLQDELNATADQLTARWDDWFAEPVELPIARELVNDTRQFLRQTPAIAQQTNQQLMEIMMAQDFQDLTGQVIKKMMDLIAEIEHGLIQVLVENMPEKPIAAAEDRDSLKNGPQLDHTKAGVVASQDQVDDLLESLGF; translated from the coding sequence ATGGACGCTGAGTCAAAGAACACACAGTCAGCCGATAACCTGAAGGTTATCTTTTCGCAAATTGGTCAGCTGGCACGCCAGCTGCGCGTCAGCCTGAATAACCTGAGTCTCGATCGCGCCATCATGGACGTGGCGGAGGCGATACCGGATGCGCGCGACCGTCTGAGCTACGTGGTGAACAAGACGTCGCAGGCCGCCGACCGCGTGCTGACCTGCGTGGAGGTGGCGCGCCCGTTGCAGGATGAATTAAACGCCACCGCCGACCAGCTGACGGCGCGCTGGGACGACTGGTTCGCCGAGCCGGTCGAGCTACCGATCGCCCGCGAGCTGGTGAACGATACGCGTCAGTTCTTAAGGCAGACGCCCGCCATCGCGCAGCAGACCAACCAGCAGCTGATGGAAATCATGATGGCGCAGGATTTCCAGGATCTGACCGGCCAGGTGATTAAAAAGATGATGGATCTGATCGCCGAGATCGAACACGGCCTGATCCAGGTGCTGGTGGAGAACATGCCGGAAAAACCGATCGCCGCCGCTGAGGATCGCGATAGCCTGAAAAACGGCCCGCAGCTCGATCACACTAAAGCGGGCGTGGTTGCTTCGCAGGACCAGGTCGACGACCTGCTGGAGAGCCTCGGCTTTTAA
- the cheY gene encoding chemotaxis response regulator CheY: MADKNLRFLVVDDFATMRRIVRNLLKDLGYHNVEEAEDGSDALAKLQASPVDFVISDWNMPNMDGLQLLNEIRNDARLSAVPVLMVTAEAKKENIIAAAQAGASGYVVKPFTAATLEEKLNKIFEKLGW, encoded by the coding sequence ATGGCAGACAAGAACTTACGTTTTCTGGTGGTGGATGATTTCGCAACGATGCGCCGTATTGTGCGCAATCTTTTAAAAGATCTCGGCTACCACAACGTCGAAGAAGCGGAAGATGGCAGCGACGCGCTGGCTAAGCTGCAGGCGTCGCCGGTCGATTTCGTTATCAGCGACTGGAATATGCCCAACATGGACGGGCTGCAGCTGCTGAACGAGATCCGTAACGATGCGCGCCTCAGCGCCGTTCCGGTGCTGATGGTCACCGCGGAGGCGAAGAAAGAGAACATCATTGCGGCGGCGCAGGCCGGCGCCAGCGGCTACGTCGTGAAGCCTTTTACCGCCGCCACGCTGGAAGAGAAGCTGAATAAGATTTTCGAAAAACTGGGATGGTAA
- a CDS encoding protein-glutamate methylesterase/protein-glutamine glutaminase, translated as MNKIRVLCVDDSALIRSIMTHIVNHQPDMEMVATAPDPLIARDLIKRFSPDVLTLDVEMPRMDGLDFLERLMRLRPMPVIMVSSLTQKGSEITLNALELGAIDFITKPQMGLREGMLQYSELIAEKIRMASRVRNFPRHSATPVARLSGGPLVGSEKIIAIGSSTGGTEALRQVLIAMPLNCPGIVITQHMPAGFTRSFADRLNKICQIAVKEAEDGDRVLPGHAYIAPGGRHLELARSGANYHAQLNDRPPVNRHCPSVDLLFHSVAKSAGSNAVGAILTGMGHDGAQGLLAMRQAGGRTLAQSEKTCVVYGMPREAVAIDGVDEIVDLDQMSQRILSNVVGQARRI; from the coding sequence ATGAATAAAATCAGGGTACTTTGCGTGGATGACTCCGCGTTAATACGCAGCATCATGACCCATATCGTCAACCATCAGCCAGATATGGAGATGGTGGCGACCGCGCCGGATCCGCTGATCGCTCGTGATTTGATTAAGCGCTTTTCGCCCGATGTGCTGACGCTGGATGTGGAGATGCCGCGCATGGACGGGCTGGACTTTCTCGAACGCCTGATGCGCCTGCGCCCGATGCCAGTGATCATGGTCTCCTCGCTGACGCAAAAAGGGTCGGAAATTACGCTGAACGCGCTGGAGCTGGGGGCGATCGACTTTATCACCAAGCCGCAGATGGGCCTGCGCGAGGGCATGCTGCAGTACAGCGAGCTGATCGCCGAGAAAATCCGCATGGCGTCGCGGGTGCGCAATTTTCCGCGCCACAGCGCAACGCCGGTTGCCCGTCTCAGCGGCGGGCCGCTGGTCGGCAGCGAGAAAATCATCGCCATTGGCTCGTCGACCGGCGGCACCGAGGCATTGCGTCAGGTGCTGATCGCTATGCCGCTGAACTGTCCGGGCATTGTGATTACCCAGCACATGCCCGCCGGCTTTACCCGATCCTTTGCCGATCGCCTGAACAAGATCTGCCAGATCGCGGTGAAAGAGGCGGAAGATGGCGATCGGGTGCTGCCCGGCCACGCCTATATTGCGCCGGGCGGCCGCCATCTTGAGCTGGCGCGCAGCGGCGCCAACTACCACGCGCAACTCAACGATCGGCCACCGGTTAACCGCCACTGCCCCTCCGTCGATCTGCTGTTTCACTCGGTGGCGAAATCTGCCGGCAGCAATGCGGTGGGCGCCATTCTGACCGGCATGGGGCACGATGGCGCGCAGGGGCTGCTGGCGATGCGGCAGGCGGGCGGGCGCACTCTGGCGCAGAGCGAGAAAACCTGCGTGGTGTACGGCATGCCGCGCGAGGCGGTAGCGATCGACGGCGTGGATGAGATTGTCGATCTCGACCAGATGAGCCAGCGCATTCTCAGCAATGTCGTCGGTCAGGCGCGGCGCATCTGA
- a CDS encoding CheR family methyltransferase yields the protein MNSTHLNKQNGLVLTEAELEKISALIYLRAGIVLNHQKRDMVYNRLARRLRQLGLKTFAAYLSLLESDPVSAEWQQFINALTTNLTSFFREAYHFPVLAEHASARQKEYSVWCTAASTGEEPCSIAITLNEALGASVGGPRIWATDIDTDVLTKAAKGIYRHEDISALTPEQKRAWFLRGTGAQRDQVKAKPALLNTIHYQQLNLLAPEWRVPAPFDAIFCRNVMIYFDQRTQHQLLRRFAKMLKPGGLLFVGHSENFSNMNGPFRLRGQSVYSLAGERG from the coding sequence TTGAATAGCACACATCTCAATAAACAGAATGGACTCGTTCTGACCGAGGCGGAATTAGAAAAAATCAGCGCGTTAATTTATCTCCGGGCGGGCATCGTGCTGAATCATCAGAAACGCGACATGGTCTATAACCGTCTCGCCCGGCGCCTGCGTCAGCTGGGGCTGAAAACCTTTGCGGCCTACCTGAGCCTGCTGGAGTCGGATCCGGTCAGCGCCGAGTGGCAGCAGTTTATCAACGCCCTGACGACGAACCTGACCTCGTTTTTCCGGGAAGCCTATCACTTTCCCGTACTGGCCGAACATGCCAGCGCGCGCCAGAAAGAGTACAGCGTCTGGTGTACCGCCGCCTCGACCGGCGAAGAGCCCTGCTCCATAGCCATTACGCTGAATGAGGCGCTGGGCGCCAGCGTCGGCGGACCGCGCATCTGGGCGACGGATATCGATACCGACGTGTTGACCAAAGCGGCGAAGGGCATCTATCGCCACGAGGATATCAGCGCGCTGACGCCGGAGCAGAAGCGCGCCTGGTTCCTGCGCGGCACCGGCGCGCAACGGGATCAGGTGAAAGCGAAACCGGCGCTGCTCAATACCATCCACTATCAGCAGCTCAATTTGCTGGCGCCGGAGTGGCGCGTACCGGCGCCCTTCGACGCCATTTTCTGCCGCAATGTGATGATTTATTTCGATCAGCGTACTCAGCATCAGCTGCTGCGGCGCTTTGCAAAAATGCTGAAGCCAGGCGGCCTGCTGTTTGTCGGCCATTCCGAAAATTTCAGCAACATGAACGGGCCGTTTCGCCTGCGCGGCCAGTCGGTTTACAGCCTGGCCGGGGAGAGAGGATGA
- the fliE gene encoding flagellar hook-basal body complex protein FliE, whose product MSVNSTGVLDQIQFQAKQIAESGQRLALRGRQNNDDTVSFSGLLLNSLNSINQLQTHAKSQAENYLSGAPGIGLNDVMVSMQKSSVALNLGIQVRNKLVSAYQEIMNLSV is encoded by the coding sequence ATGTCGGTTAACTCTACGGGCGTGCTGGATCAAATTCAGTTCCAGGCGAAGCAAATAGCGGAATCGGGCCAGCGGCTGGCGCTGCGCGGCAGACAAAATAATGACGATACTGTCTCATTTTCCGGTCTTTTACTTAATAGCCTTAACAGTATTAACCAATTACAAACCCATGCGAAAAGTCAGGCGGAGAATTATCTCTCCGGCGCGCCGGGTATCGGTTTAAATGATGTGATGGTCTCGATGCAGAAATCTTCCGTCGCGTTAAATCTGGGCATACAGGTGCGCAATAAATTAGTCAGCGCGTATCAGGAAATAATGAATCTCTCTGTGTAA
- the fliF gene encoding flagellar basal-body MS-ring/collar protein FliF, producing the protein MDANNKSNKIHASFTLMSALERMRANPRFIFMILAAAAISVVIALFFWARSPDYRTLYSNISDEDGGAIVAQLAQMNVPYRFQEHGGAIMVPADRVYEARLKLAQQGLPRGGQVGFELLDQEKFGLSQFNEQINYQRALEGELARTIEKLGPVKSARVHLAMPKQTLFVREQKSPSASVTLNLNAGRALDAGQVSAISWLISSAVPGLNADNVTLVDQNGNLLTQRGDRAVQTSQLKYISEIEADYRQRIQAILAPVVGAANVKTQVTAQIDFTTHEQTAEQYQPNGTPETMAVRSRHASSSEQGNKTGPGGVPGALSNQPPTPAAAPLTQPAANAAQDAQNTVATAIPYHRQNDETTNYELNRTLTHTKRSAGAIERLSVAVVVNYQPDEEGKPVALSQARMEQIQALVKEAMGYSTARGDTLNVVNSPFNDAPAEPETPFWREPGFIDLLMSAGRYLAVALVALLLWRKMLQPFWIKHQQLALQKLELEKEARQAELNAQLRKAEMREQAKAQQRVETEVNIQQLRSTAEQDPQVIALVIRRWMNKEQS; encoded by the coding sequence ATGGATGCCAACAATAAGAGTAATAAGATTCACGCTTCTTTCACCCTAATGTCAGCTTTGGAACGCATGCGCGCCAATCCCAGATTTATTTTTATGATTCTGGCGGCGGCCGCGATATCGGTAGTGATTGCGTTATTCTTCTGGGCCCGTTCTCCAGACTACCGCACCCTTTACAGCAATATCAGCGATGAAGACGGCGGCGCCATCGTGGCGCAGCTGGCGCAGATGAACGTGCCCTATCGCTTTCAGGAGCATGGCGGGGCGATTATGGTGCCCGCCGATCGCGTTTATGAGGCGCGCCTGAAGCTGGCCCAACAGGGTCTGCCCCGCGGCGGCCAGGTCGGCTTCGAGCTGCTCGACCAGGAGAAATTCGGCCTCAGCCAGTTCAACGAGCAGATCAACTACCAGCGCGCGCTGGAAGGCGAGCTGGCGCGCACCATCGAAAAGCTCGGCCCGGTGAAGAGCGCGCGCGTGCATCTGGCGATGCCGAAGCAGACGCTGTTTGTTCGTGAGCAAAAATCCCCTTCCGCCTCCGTCACGCTGAACCTGAACGCAGGGCGCGCGCTCGATGCCGGACAGGTCAGCGCCATCAGCTGGCTGATCTCCAGCGCCGTGCCCGGCCTGAACGCCGATAACGTCACGCTGGTCGATCAGAACGGCAACCTGCTGACCCAGCGCGGCGATCGGGCGGTGCAGACCAGCCAGCTGAAATATATCAGTGAGATAGAGGCCGATTACCGTCAGCGCATTCAGGCGATCCTTGCGCCGGTGGTGGGCGCGGCGAACGTCAAAACGCAGGTGACCGCGCAGATCGACTTCACCACGCACGAGCAGACGGCGGAGCAGTATCAGCCGAATGGCACGCCGGAAACCATGGCGGTGCGCAGCCGTCACGCCAGCAGCAGCGAACAGGGTAATAAGACCGGGCCGGGCGGCGTGCCGGGCGCGCTAAGCAATCAGCCGCCGACGCCGGCCGCCGCGCCGCTGACCCAGCCGGCAGCAAACGCCGCGCAGGACGCGCAGAACACCGTGGCGACCGCCATCCCCTATCACCGCCAGAATGATGAAACCACCAACTACGAGCTGAACCGCACGTTGACCCACACCAAACGCAGTGCGGGCGCCATCGAGCGGCTGTCGGTGGCGGTAGTGGTCAACTATCAGCCGGATGAGGAGGGCAAACCGGTCGCCCTGAGCCAGGCGCGCATGGAACAGATTCAGGCGCTGGTTAAAGAGGCGATGGGCTATTCCACGGCGCGCGGCGATACCCTTAACGTGGTCAACTCGCCGTTCAACGACGCGCCGGCCGAGCCGGAAACGCCGTTCTGGCGCGAACCTGGCTTTATCGATCTGCTGATGTCGGCGGGCCGCTATCTGGCGGTAGCGCTGGTGGCGCTGCTGCTGTGGCGCAAGATGCTGCAGCCGTTCTGGATCAAGCATCAGCAGCTGGCGCTGCAGAAGCTGGAGCTGGAAAAAGAGGCGCGCCAGGCAGAACTGAATGCGCAGCTGCGCAAGGCGGAAATGCGTGAGCAGGCCAAAGCGCAGCAGCGCGTGGAAACGGAGGTCAATATCCAGCAGCTGCGCAGCACCGCTGAGCAGGATCCGCAGGTTATCGCGCTGGTCATTCGCCGCTGGATGAATAAGGAGCAGTCCTGA
- the fliG gene encoding flagellar motor switch protein FliG has protein sequence MNACEKSAVIMLTLGEERAAEVFRHLSTHEVTQISGAMVSMSGFTHEQLSEALKAFQRDASEFAALNINTNDYLRNVLVQALGEERASSLLEDLLDTQGNNNGIETLNFMEPQAVFELIHEEHPQIIATILVHLKRAQAADVLTRFDDRERNDIMLRIATFGGVQPAALQELTEVLNNLLHGQNLKRSKMGGVRPAAEILNLMKSQQEEAAIEAVREFDQELAQKIIDEMFLFENLLDIEDRSIQRILQDVDNETLIVALKGAEQPLRDKFFRNMSKRQADIMREDLNVRGPVRMSQVEAEQKNILQVVRRLAESGEVNIGGSEDVYV, from the coding sequence ATGAACGCATGCGAAAAAAGCGCCGTGATTATGCTGACGCTCGGCGAAGAGCGCGCCGCCGAGGTGTTCCGTCACCTCAGCACCCATGAAGTGACACAGATCAGCGGCGCGATGGTCAGCATGAGCGGCTTTACCCATGAACAGCTGAGCGAGGCGCTGAAGGCGTTCCAGCGCGACGCCAGCGAGTTCGCCGCGCTGAATATCAATACCAACGACTATCTGCGCAACGTACTGGTGCAGGCGCTGGGCGAAGAGCGAGCCTCCAGCCTGCTGGAAGATCTGCTGGATACCCAGGGCAACAACAACGGCATCGAAACCCTGAACTTTATGGAGCCGCAGGCGGTATTCGAGCTGATCCACGAGGAGCATCCGCAAATTATCGCCACCATTCTGGTGCATCTGAAACGCGCCCAGGCAGCGGATGTGCTGACCCGTTTCGACGATCGCGAGCGCAACGACATTATGCTGCGCATCGCCACCTTCGGCGGCGTACAGCCGGCGGCGCTGCAGGAGCTGACGGAAGTGCTGAATAATCTGCTGCATGGCCAGAACCTGAAGCGCAGCAAAATGGGCGGCGTGCGTCCGGCGGCTGAGATCCTCAACCTGATGAAATCGCAGCAGGAAGAGGCTGCGATCGAGGCGGTGCGCGAATTCGATCAGGAGCTGGCGCAGAAAATCATCGACGAGATGTTCCTGTTCGAAAACCTGCTGGATATCGAAGACCGCAGCATCCAGCGCATCCTGCAGGATGTGGATAACGAAACGCTGATTGTGGCGCTAAAAGGGGCGGAACAGCCGCTGCGCGACAAGTTCTTCCGCAATATGTCGAAACGCCAGGCGGACATTATGCGCGAAGATCTCAACGTACGCGGGCCGGTGCGCATGTCGCAAGTCGAGGCAGAGCAGAAAAACATTCTGCAGGTGGTGCGCCGCTTAGCCGAGAGCGGCGAGGTCAATATCGGAGGCAGCGAAGATGTCTATGTCTGA
- a CDS encoding flagellar assembly protein FliH, translating into MSMSDAQPTPAWQNWQPEDLCAPDAPADFFPLTEGEPTDQQRQAELQRLRQQAEQRGLAQGREEGRRQGYDDGFLQGQQAGREQGLAEAREQQAQLAGQFAALLQAFQTSVDNLEKVIPSRLVQLALMAARAAIGKSLACDSSFLLEKIQALLQAEPLFQAPAQLWVSADELPAVRAQLSELLAKQGWELRADDAMLPGGCRITSAEGELEATISGSWQALCQICREDYAV; encoded by the coding sequence ATGTCTATGTCTGATGCGCAGCCGACCCCCGCCTGGCAGAACTGGCAGCCGGAGGATCTCTGCGCGCCGGACGCCCCGGCGGACTTTTTCCCGCTGACGGAGGGCGAGCCGACGGATCAGCAGCGTCAGGCGGAACTGCAGCGTCTGCGCCAGCAGGCGGAGCAGCGCGGTCTGGCGCAGGGGCGGGAAGAGGGCCGCCGGCAGGGCTACGACGACGGTTTTCTGCAGGGCCAGCAGGCGGGTCGGGAGCAGGGACTGGCGGAGGCGCGCGAACAGCAGGCGCAGCTGGCGGGGCAGTTTGCCGCACTGCTGCAGGCGTTCCAGACGTCGGTCGACAACCTGGAGAAGGTGATCCCGTCGCGGCTGGTACAGCTGGCGCTGATGGCCGCGCGCGCCGCCATCGGCAAAAGCCTCGCCTGCGACAGCAGCTTTTTGCTGGAAAAAATTCAGGCGCTGCTGCAGGCCGAGCCGCTGTTTCAGGCGCCCGCGCAGCTTTGGGTCAGCGCCGATGAGCTGCCGGCGGTGCGGGCGCAGCTGAGCGAGCTGCTGGCGAAGCAGGGCTGGGAGCTGCGCGCCGACGATGCGATGCTGCCGGGCGGCTGCCGCATCACCTCCGCCGAAGGGGAGCTGGAAGCGACCATCAGCGGTAGCTGGCAGGCGCTGTGTCAAATCTGCCGTGAGGATTATGCGGTATGA
- the fliI gene encoding flagellar protein export ATPase FliI — protein MSQRLAQWLQAIEEKERRIAALPGTRRYGRLTRATGLVMEAVGLTLPIGTLCRVERDGAHGGDSVESEVVGFNGQLLYLMPLENVDGILPGARVYAPDSGTAKGKLLPLGRALLGRVLDARARPLDGLPPPVTRRRGALFSAPVNPLLRDPIKSVLDVGVRAINGLLTVGRGQRMGLFAGSGVGKSVLLGMMARYTKADVIVVGLIGERGREVKDFIENILGKEGLSRAVVIAAPADVSPILRMQGADYATRIAEDFREQGLNVLLIMDSLTRYAMAQREIALAIGEPPATKGYPPSVFARLPALVERAGNGVQGGGAITAFYTVLTEGDDQQDPIADSARAILDGHVVLSRRLAEAGHYPAIDIEASISRAMTELIAPAHYKKVQRFKQLLSAWQRNRDLISVGAYAAGSDPLLDKAITLHPQMETFLQQGIHDCSEYESAFAALSALFPDIPEH, from the coding sequence ATGAGCCAGCGTCTTGCGCAGTGGCTGCAGGCCATTGAGGAAAAAGAGCGGCGCATCGCCGCGCTTCCGGGCACGCGTCGCTACGGCAGGCTGACCCGCGCCACCGGGCTGGTGATGGAAGCGGTCGGCCTGACGCTGCCCATCGGTACGCTCTGCCGGGTCGAGCGCGACGGCGCCCACGGCGGCGATAGCGTGGAGAGCGAAGTGGTCGGCTTTAACGGCCAGCTGCTCTACCTGATGCCGCTGGAAAACGTTGACGGCATTCTGCCCGGGGCGCGGGTTTACGCGCCCGATAGCGGCACCGCGAAAGGCAAGCTGCTGCCGCTGGGCCGCGCACTGCTGGGCCGCGTGCTGGACGCGCGCGCCCGCCCGCTGGATGGCCTGCCGCCGCCGGTGACGCGCCGGCGCGGCGCGCTTTTTTCCGCCCCCGTTAACCCGCTGCTGCGCGATCCGATCAAATCGGTGCTGGATGTCGGCGTGCGTGCCATCAACGGCCTGCTGACGGTCGGGCGCGGTCAGCGCATGGGGCTGTTCGCCGGCTCCGGCGTCGGCAAATCGGTGCTGCTCGGCATGATGGCGCGCTATACCAAAGCGGATGTGATCGTGGTTGGCCTGATCGGTGAGCGCGGCCGCGAGGTGAAAGATTTTATTGAGAATATCCTCGGCAAAGAGGGGCTGAGCCGCGCGGTGGTGATCGCCGCGCCCGCCGATGTCTCACCGATTTTGCGTATGCAGGGCGCCGATTACGCCACGCGCATCGCCGAAGATTTCCGCGAGCAGGGGCTGAATGTGCTGCTGATTATGGATTCGCTGACGCGCTACGCGATGGCGCAGCGTGAGATCGCGCTGGCGATCGGCGAGCCGCCGGCGACCAAAGGCTATCCGCCTTCAGTATTCGCCCGCCTGCCGGCGCTGGTGGAGCGCGCCGGCAATGGCGTGCAGGGCGGCGGCGCCATTACCGCCTTCTATACCGTGCTGACCGAGGGAGACGATCAGCAGGATCCGATCGCCGATTCGGCGCGCGCTATTCTCGACGGCCACGTGGTGTTATCACGGCGGCTGGCGGAGGCGGGCCACTATCCGGCTATTGATATCGAAGCCTCGATCAGCCGCGCCATGACCGAGCTGATCGCCCCAGCCCACTATAAGAAAGTGCAGCGTTTTAAGCAGCTGCTCTCCGCCTGGCAGCGCAACCGCGACCTGATTAGCGTCGGCGCCTATGCGGCCGGCAGCGATCCGCTGCTGGATAAGGCGATAACGCTTCATCCGCAGATGGAAACCTTCCTGCAGCAGGGCATCCACGACTGTAGCGAGTATGAAAGCGCCTTTGCCGCGCTCTCTGCGCTGTTTCCCGACATACCCGAACACTAA
- the fliJ gene encoding flagellar export protein FliJ translates to MAKSTPMHVLRNLAEQHLNDTTQQLGQLRQAHASAAAQLEQLHHYEQEYGRQLQTLLSADGMPVVTLLSHQFFISSLNRVARQQAHRVAACQQSVDRTLEGWKKDKQRLNAFETLINRADAVLQLKARRQEQKMMDELAQRASLRSAGL, encoded by the coding sequence ATGGCGAAAAGCACCCCAATGCACGTTCTGCGCAACCTGGCGGAACAACATCTGAACGACACCACGCAGCAGCTGGGCCAGCTACGGCAGGCGCACGCCAGCGCCGCCGCGCAGCTTGAGCAGCTCCACCACTATGAGCAGGAGTATGGCCGCCAGCTGCAAACTCTTCTCTCCGCCGACGGCATGCCGGTGGTGACGCTGCTGAGCCACCAGTTTTTTATCTCTTCGCTAAACCGCGTGGCGCGCCAGCAGGCCCACCGCGTGGCGGCGTGCCAGCAATCGGTCGACCGTACGCTGGAGGGCTGGAAAAAAGATAAACAGCGGCTGAACGCTTTTGAAACGTTAATCAACCGGGCCGATGCGGTTCTGCAGCTGAAAGCGCGCCGCCAGGAGCAGAAAATGATGGATGAATTGGCGCAACGCGCCAGCTTAAGGAGTGCCGGCTTATGA
- a CDS encoding flagellar hook-length control protein FliK, giving the protein MTQAEMAAPDDSDTDDAPAAPAIITPAVTLTPLNDAALAAASLAAAAGPDNAASPAVAETRAASAMLRMIASPQAQGAASLSSPVATPPQAQDAPLFVFTPPKAQNASGDESLPSAAPAPTSTDSRPPAGLSDIAPAPMAAQASMLTSAAAAPTRSAPPPPAMAHAALEPEVGSPAWQQALGHQLSSFTRHGVHHAELRLHPEELGPLQISLRLSQDQAQLHFVTDHHQVRAALEAAMPHLRSALAGAGIQLDQGSVGGEAPSWGASADSGAGQASPQSEEGEDAAPHAGTEAPPAPRLVSGRPGISIFA; this is encoded by the coding sequence GTGACGCAGGCTGAAATGGCCGCGCCGGACGACAGCGACACGGACGACGCGCCTGCCGCGCCGGCCATAATAACGCCCGCCGTCACGCTGACGCCGCTGAATGACGCGGCACTGGCCGCCGCGTCGCTTGCCGCTGCCGCCGGGCCTGATAACGCCGCGTCGCCCGCTGTCGCCGAAACACGCGCCGCGAGCGCGATGTTGCGCATGATCGCCAGCCCGCAGGCGCAGGGTGCCGCTTCCCTTTCCAGCCCGGTCGCCACGCCGCCGCAGGCGCAGGACGCGCCGCTGTTTGTCTTTACGCCGCCGAAGGCGCAGAACGCCAGCGGCGATGAATCCCTGCCGTCCGCCGCCCCGGCACCGACTTCGACGGATAGCCGCCCGCCGGCGGGATTATCCGATATCGCGCCGGCGCCGATGGCCGCACAGGCATCCATGTTAACCTCTGCGGCCGCCGCGCCGACCCGGAGCGCGCCTCCGCCGCCTGCGATGGCGCACGCCGCGCTGGAGCCGGAAGTCGGCTCGCCCGCCTGGCAACAGGCGCTCGGCCATCAGCTCAGCAGCTTCACCCGCCATGGTGTGCATCATGCCGAACTGCGTCTGCATCCCGAAGAGCTGGGACCGCTGCAGATCAGCCTGCGGCTCAGCCAGGATCAGGCGCAGCTGCACTTCGTCACCGATCACCATCAGGTACGCGCCGCGCTGGAGGCGGCGATGCCGCACCTGCGCAGCGCGCTGGCCGGGGCGGGGATCCAGCTTGACCAGGGCAGCGTAGGCGGCGAGGCGCCATCATGGGGCGCATCGGCGGATTCCGGTGCCGGACAGGCTTCGCCGCAGTCGGAGGAGGGGGAGGACGCCGCGCCGCATGCCGGCACAGAAGCGCCGCCCGCGCCACGCCTTGTCAGCGGGCGGCCCGGCATCAGCATTTTTGCCTGA